One region of Miscanthus floridulus cultivar M001 chromosome 19, ASM1932011v1, whole genome shotgun sequence genomic DNA includes:
- the LOC136528044 gene encoding uncharacterized protein: MAPSFGRSISFQLSPARAITRPRAAAARHVRSISLPPCRSHSHPLLAHLQAQTAAARAWATSASTSPSTGLALIDALHAALAELLLLPEPQTLVRRACASSDRLLDAFLLLADAHRGLQESLLGLRRDAADARSALRRRDAARLASAARAQRRAEKDLARLAAAVSSSVARSARLAALGSATATAEQAEMAAALMDAAAASAAASAAVFSAVASVSAATSSSKKAATTFAAAFAKKPETADVAPEKLEELERCIDECESGSEVVFRSIVRTRVSLLNIRTPAV, translated from the coding sequence ATGGCGCCCAGCTTCGGCCGCTCCATCTCCTTCCAGCTGAGCCCAGCGCGCGCCATCACCcggccccgcgccgccgccgcgcgccacgTCCGCTCCATCAGCCTGCCGCCGTGCCGCTCCCACTCCCACCCGCTCCTGGCGCACCTGCAGGCCCagaccgccgccgcccgcgcctgggccacctccgcctccacctccccATCCACCGGCCTCGCACTTATCGACGCGCTCCACGCCGCGCTCgccgagctcctcctcctcccagaaCCCCAGACCTTGGTCCGCCGCGCCTGCGCCTCATCCGACCGCCTCCTCGACGCCTTCCTCCTCCTCGCCGACGCGCACCGCGGGCTCCAGGAGTCACTCCTCGGGCTCCGCCGCGACGCTGCCGACGCCCGCTCTGCCCTCCGCAGGCGCGACGCCGCCAGGCTCGCCTCCGCCGCGCGCGCCCAGCGCAGGGCCGAGAAGGACCtcgcccgcctcgccgccgccgtctcctcCTCCGTCGCCAGGTCCGCCCGCCTGGCTGCGCTCGGATCAGCCACTGCCACCGCCGAGCAGGCCGAGATGGCCGCCGCGCTCATGGACGCCGCGGCGGCCAGCGCCGCGGCATCCGCCGCCGTGTTCTCGGCCGTCGCGTCCGTGTCTGCCGCCACGTCCTCCAGCAAGAAGGCCGCGACGACCTTCGCTGCTGCCTTCGCCAAGAAGCCGGAGACGGCCGATGTGGCGCCGGAGAAGCTCGAGGAGCTTGAGCGATGCATTGACGAGTGCGAGAGCGGCAGCGAGGTGGTGTTCAGGAGCATTGTTCGGACTAGGGTTTCGTTGCTCAACATCCGTACTCCGGCGGTATAG